A single region of the Winslowiella toletana genome encodes:
- the sfsA gene encoding DNA/RNA nuclease SfsA, protein MEFFPALQPARLIKRYKRFLADVITPQGETLTIHCANTGAMTGCATPGDTVWYSTSDSLTRKYPHSWELTQTQQGHWICVNTLRANQLVREAIQADIVASLTGYSSIQAEVKYGAERSRIDFLLQADNRRNCYIEVKSVTLLDKGKGYFPDAVTVRGQKHLRELAKIAENGERAVLFFAVLHSGIEDVSPARHIDAQYAELLAQAQQSGTEIICYKAQFSTTGLSLQQSLEVTL, encoded by the coding sequence ATGGAATTTTTCCCGGCGCTGCAGCCCGCACGCCTGATTAAGCGCTATAAACGTTTTCTGGCTGATGTCATCACGCCACAAGGTGAAACCCTGACCATTCACTGCGCCAATACCGGCGCGATGACCGGCTGCGCCACGCCAGGGGATACCGTATGGTATTCCACCTCCGACAGCCTGACGCGTAAATATCCGCACAGCTGGGAGCTGACGCAGACTCAGCAGGGCCACTGGATTTGCGTGAACACGCTGCGAGCAAACCAACTGGTGCGCGAAGCGATACAGGCGGATATCGTCGCGTCACTCACCGGTTATAGCTCGATACAGGCTGAGGTGAAGTATGGTGCAGAACGCAGTCGAATAGATTTTCTGTTACAGGCAGATAATCGCCGAAACTGCTATATTGAAGTGAAATCCGTTACGCTCTTGGACAAGGGCAAAGGGTATTTTCCGGATGCGGTAACCGTACGTGGCCAGAAGCACCTGCGCGAACTGGCTAAGATCGCTGAAAATGGCGAACGTGCGGTGCTGTTTTTTGCCGTTTTGCACTCGGGGATTGAGGACGTTTCCCCGGCGCGTCATATTGATGCGCAGTACGCGGAACTACTGGCACAGGCACAACAGAGTGGAACAGAAATTATTTGTTATAAGGCGCAGTTCTCAACAACCGGATTAAGTCTGCAACAGTCTCTCGAAGTAACGCTATAA
- the thpR gene encoding RNA 2',3'-cyclic phosphodiesterase: MSMRRLFFGIGLPPTIQQEIIAWRATAFDAEAGRPVAAANLHLTLAFLGEISAEKATSISRLAGRIRQPPFSLAIDDAGHWPRPGVVWLGPRQSPRGLVQLAELLRSQAARSGCYQSPLPFHPHISLLRNATRPVAMPPRNFHWQFDVTEFSLWQSTFSQGRTRYNIVESWPLTA, encoded by the coding sequence ATGTCCATGCGCCGTTTATTCTTCGGCATCGGTTTGCCGCCGACGATACAGCAGGAAATTATTGCCTGGCGCGCCACGGCCTTTGACGCGGAGGCGGGTCGTCCGGTGGCCGCCGCCAACCTGCATCTGACACTGGCATTTCTTGGCGAAATCAGCGCAGAAAAAGCCACGTCTATCAGCCGTCTGGCCGGGCGCATTCGTCAGCCGCCGTTCAGCCTGGCGATTGATGATGCCGGACACTGGCCGCGTCCCGGCGTAGTGTGGCTTGGTCCACGCCAGTCACCCCGTGGTCTGGTGCAACTGGCAGAACTGTTACGTTCACAGGCGGCACGCAGCGGTTGTTACCAAAGCCCGCTGCCGTTTCATCCGCATATCAGTCTGTTGCGCAATGCCACGCGCCCGGTAGCGATGCCGCCGCGTAATTTTCACTGGCAGTTCGACGTCACAGAATTTTCTTTATGGCAGTCGACCTTTAGCCAGGGCCGTACCCGTTACAACATCGTGGAAAGCTGGCCGCTGACCGCCTGA
- the hrpB gene encoding ATP-dependent helicase HrpB, whose product MSSLPVSAVLPQLLAALQQAPQVLLVAPTGAGKSTWLPLQILHQTDFSGRILLLEPRRLAARNVAQRLAEQLNQQPGETVGYRMRAETRVGPKTRLEVVTEGILSRMLQQDPMLEGVSLVILDEFHERSLQADLALALLLDVQQGLRDDLKILLMSATLDNQRLSALLPDAPVIISEGRSFPVERRYVALATHLRFDDAVAREVTQLLRDESGSLLLFLPGVGEIQRIKTLLEERVSRDVDLCPLYGALPLSEQQRAILPAAAGRRKVVLATNIAETSLTIEGIRLVVDSGLERMASFDLRSGLTRLQTQRISQASMTQRAGRAGRLEPGLCLHLLGKEQAERAATHGDAEILQSDLSALWLDVLQWGCNDIDQLNWLDRPPEPALRAAARLLQQLGATDQQGRLNEKGRKMAQLGSDPRLAALLIDAGSSAEQIATAALLVAILEEPPRHGSGDLRDCFQRVQPHWQRRARQLQKRLGARDAPANIDAIAPLLMAAFPDRLARRRGQHGRYQLANGIGALLDDDHALTRYEWLIAPLLLQGSLQADARILHALPVEIDLLIRQCPERVESVTAVEWDEEKGTLRAWRREQIGSLILKAQPQARPEPEELHPAMLNWIREKGLSVLNWTPDAQQLRMRLACAAQWLPQESWLACDDQSLLDSLERWLLPVMTGVRDLKGLRNINLANALLQLLTWSQRQRLDTVLPTHYTVPTGSRLPLRYDAVLPPVLAVRLQEMFGEAQNPCVAEGRVPLVLELLSPAQRPLQITRDLAGFWRGAYPQVQKEMKGRYPKHLWPDDPANTLPTRRVKKFSPPS is encoded by the coding sequence GTGAGTTCATTACCGGTCAGTGCGGTACTGCCGCAGCTGTTAGCCGCACTACAGCAGGCACCGCAGGTGTTACTGGTCGCCCCTACCGGCGCGGGTAAATCCACCTGGCTGCCGCTGCAAATTCTGCATCAGACGGATTTTAGCGGGCGCATTTTGCTGCTGGAACCGCGGCGACTGGCGGCGCGCAATGTGGCACAGCGGTTGGCCGAACAGCTAAATCAGCAGCCGGGTGAAACCGTGGGTTACCGCATGCGTGCGGAAACGCGGGTTGGCCCAAAGACCCGGCTGGAGGTGGTTACCGAAGGGATTCTCAGCCGGATGTTGCAGCAGGATCCGATGCTGGAAGGGGTCTCGCTGGTTATTCTTGATGAATTTCACGAGCGCAGCTTGCAGGCCGATCTGGCACTGGCGCTGCTGCTCGATGTACAACAAGGTTTACGCGACGACTTAAAAATTCTGCTGATGTCAGCCACCCTCGACAATCAGCGGCTCAGCGCGCTGTTACCCGATGCTCCGGTGATTATCTCTGAGGGCCGCAGTTTCCCGGTAGAGCGGCGCTATGTCGCACTGGCAACTCATCTGCGCTTTGACGATGCGGTGGCGCGGGAGGTCACGCAGCTCCTGCGTGATGAAAGTGGATCGCTGTTGCTGTTTTTACCCGGGGTTGGCGAGATCCAGCGCATCAAAACGCTGCTGGAAGAGCGGGTAAGCCGTGATGTCGATCTCTGCCCGCTGTACGGTGCTTTACCGTTGAGCGAGCAGCAGCGCGCGATCCTGCCTGCCGCAGCGGGGCGGCGCAAAGTGGTGCTGGCAACTAATATCGCTGAAACCAGTTTAACCATCGAAGGTATCCGGCTGGTGGTAGATAGCGGGCTGGAGCGGATGGCCAGTTTTGATCTGCGCAGCGGGCTGACCCGTTTACAGACGCAGCGCATCAGCCAGGCATCAATGACCCAGCGTGCCGGACGCGCAGGACGGCTTGAACCCGGCCTGTGTCTGCATCTGTTGGGTAAAGAGCAGGCAGAGCGCGCGGCAACGCACGGCGACGCTGAAATATTGCAAAGCGATCTGTCGGCGTTATGGCTCGATGTATTGCAGTGGGGCTGTAATGATATTGATCAGCTGAACTGGCTCGATCGCCCGCCTGAACCTGCTTTGCGTGCGGCGGCGCGATTATTGCAACAGCTCGGTGCCACTGATCAACAGGGCAGGCTGAATGAGAAAGGGCGCAAGATGGCGCAGCTTGGCAGCGATCCGCGGCTGGCGGCACTGTTGATTGATGCCGGCAGTTCCGCTGAGCAGATCGCGACAGCGGCGCTGTTGGTGGCGATTCTCGAAGAGCCGCCGCGTCACGGCAGCGGCGATTTGCGTGACTGTTTTCAGCGCGTGCAGCCGCACTGGCAGCGGCGTGCCCGTCAGTTACAAAAGCGACTGGGTGCCCGCGATGCGCCAGCAAACATCGACGCTATTGCGCCATTACTGATGGCGGCTTTTCCCGATCGCCTGGCACGACGTCGCGGCCAGCATGGGCGCTATCAGTTAGCGAACGGCATTGGCGCGTTGCTGGATGACGATCACGCGCTGACGCGCTACGAATGGCTGATTGCTCCGCTGCTGTTACAGGGCAGCCTGCAAGCCGATGCGCGCATTTTACACGCTTTGCCGGTTGAGATTGATTTACTGATCCGCCAGTGTCCTGAGCGGGTTGAGTCAGTCACCGCAGTAGAGTGGGATGAAGAGAAAGGCACGCTACGCGCCTGGCGACGTGAGCAGATTGGCTCACTGATACTGAAAGCGCAGCCGCAGGCCCGGCCTGAACCCGAGGAGCTGCATCCGGCGATGCTGAACTGGATTCGTGAAAAAGGTCTCAGCGTGCTCAACTGGACGCCGGATGCGCAGCAGCTGCGGATGCGTTTAGCCTGTGCCGCTCAGTGGCTGCCGCAAGAATCCTGGCTGGCCTGCGATGATCAAAGCCTGCTCGACTCGCTGGAGCGCTGGTTGTTGCCAGTGATGACCGGCGTACGCGATCTGAAAGGGCTGCGCAACATCAATCTGGCCAACGCATTATTACAATTACTGACATGGTCTCAGCGTCAGCGGCTGGATACTGTGCTGCCAACTCATTACACTGTGCCGACCGGAAGTCGGCTGCCATTACGCTATGATGCAGTTTTACCGCCGGTGCTGGCGGTGCGCCTGCAGGAGATGTTTGGTGAGGCGCAAAATCCCTGCGTTGCCGAAGGGCGTGTGCCACTGGTGCTGGAGCTGTTGTCTCCCGCTCAGCGACCGCTGCAAATTACCCGCGATTTAGCGGGCTTCTGGCGCGGTGCTTATCCGCAGGTGCAGAAAGAGATGAAAGGGCGCTATCCAAAACATCTGTGGCCGGACGATCCAGCCAATACGCTACCCACGCGTCGCGTCAAAAAGTTTTCCCCGCCGTCCTGA
- the mrcB gene encoding bifunctional glycosyl transferase/transpeptidase: MSGNDREPIGRKGKQPKPPRKPAKGRRREDEYNEDYEDYQDDTDDDYEETESVPRKAKGRSARKKRGWLGLIIKLLLVIIVLMAIYGVWLDSQIRSRIDGKVWQLPATVYGRMVSLEPGMSYNKQEMVALLEGTQYRQVTRMTRPGEFTVQGNSIEMIRRPFDFPDSKEGQIRARLSFSNGTLSEIKNLDSGRDFGFFRLDPRLITMLQSPNGEQRLFVPRAGFPDLLVDTLVATEDRHFYQHDGISFYSIGRAFLANITAGRAVQGGSTLTQQLVKNLFLTNERSLWRKANEAYMALIMDARYSKDRILELYLNEVYLGQSGSDQIRGFPLASLYYFGRPVDELSLDQQALLVGMVKGASLYNPWRNPKLALERRNLVLRLLQQQKVIDQELYEMLSARPLGVQPKGGVITPQPAFMQMVRNELQQKLGDKVKDLSGVKIFTTLDSVSQDAAEKAVEEGIPALRKQRGVKDLETAMVIVDRFSGEVRAMVGGADPQYAGYNRALQARRSIGSLAKPATYLTALSQPDKYRLNTWIADQPLALKQPNGQVWKPQNDDRQFSGQVMLVDALTRSMNVPTVNLGMSLGLPAVTETWTKLGVPKDQLHPVPAMLLGALNLTPIEVAQAFQTIASGGNRAQLSALRSVIAEDGSVLYQSFPQAERTEPAQAAYLTLYTMQQVAARGTARALGAKFPSANLAAKTGTTNNQVDSWFAGIDGKEVAITWIGRDNNQTTKLYGSSGAMQIYRHYLENQAPMPLSLTPPEDIAPMNIDSAGNFVCDTGSSNWRTLPVWTTDANALCQQQQQQLQQVQQQQQQEQQQQQEQKDSDGVAGWIKDMFGK, encoded by the coding sequence ATGTCTGGCAACGATCGCGAACCTATCGGGCGCAAAGGCAAACAGCCTAAACCGCCGCGTAAGCCGGCAAAAGGTCGCCGCAGGGAAGACGAATATAATGAAGATTACGAAGATTATCAGGATGATACTGATGATGACTACGAGGAGACAGAATCGGTGCCACGTAAAGCAAAAGGGCGTTCAGCACGTAAGAAAAGAGGCTGGCTGGGGTTAATTATCAAGCTGCTGCTGGTCATCATTGTGCTGATGGCGATTTACGGCGTCTGGCTCGACTCGCAAATTCGCAGCCGCATTGATGGCAAAGTCTGGCAGCTGCCGGCAACGGTTTATGGCCGTATGGTCAGCCTTGAACCGGGCATGTCCTATAACAAGCAGGAGATGGTAGCACTGCTTGAAGGCACGCAGTATCGTCAGGTTACGCGCATGACGCGTCCCGGCGAGTTTACCGTGCAGGGCAACAGCATTGAGATGATCCGTCGTCCGTTTGATTTTCCGGACAGTAAAGAGGGTCAGATTCGCGCACGTCTGTCATTCAGTAATGGCACGCTGAGCGAAATCAAGAACCTCGACAGTGGTCGTGATTTTGGCTTTTTCCGCCTCGATCCTCGTTTGATCACCATGCTGCAATCGCCAAACGGTGAACAGCGCCTGTTTGTTCCGCGCGCTGGCTTCCCGGATCTACTGGTTGATACGCTGGTCGCTACCGAAGACCGTCATTTCTATCAGCATGATGGCATCAGTTTCTACTCGATTGGCCGTGCATTTCTCGCCAATATTACCGCCGGTCGCGCGGTGCAGGGCGGCAGTACTCTGACGCAGCAGCTGGTGAAAAACCTGTTCCTGACCAACGAGCGTTCACTGTGGCGTAAGGCGAATGAAGCCTATATGGCGCTGATTATGGACGCGCGTTACAGCAAGGATCGTATCCTTGAGCTGTATCTTAACGAGGTGTACCTCGGGCAGAGTGGCAGCGATCAGATTCGCGGCTTCCCGCTGGCCAGTCTCTACTACTTTGGCCGTCCGGTGGATGAGCTGAGCCTCGATCAGCAGGCGCTGCTGGTGGGCATGGTAAAAGGGGCGTCGCTGTACAATCCATGGCGTAATCCTAAGCTGGCGTTGGAACGTCGTAACCTGGTACTGCGTTTGTTGCAGCAGCAGAAGGTTATCGACCAGGAGCTGTATGAAATGCTCAGCGCCCGTCCGCTCGGCGTGCAGCCGAAAGGCGGCGTAATTACTCCACAGCCAGCCTTTATGCAGATGGTGCGTAATGAACTGCAGCAGAAGCTGGGCGACAAGGTAAAAGATCTTTCCGGCGTGAAGATCTTCACCACGCTGGATTCCGTATCGCAGGACGCGGCGGAAAAAGCGGTGGAAGAGGGGATTCCGGCGTTGCGTAAACAACGCGGCGTGAAAGATCTTGAAACGGCGATGGTGATCGTTGATCGCTTCAGTGGCGAAGTTCGCGCGATGGTCGGCGGTGCCGATCCGCAGTATGCCGGTTACAACCGTGCGCTGCAGGCGCGCCGTTCTATCGGCTCGCTGGCCAAACCGGCGACCTATCTGACAGCATTAAGCCAGCCGGATAAATATCGCCTGAATACCTGGATTGCCGATCAGCCATTAGCGCTCAAACAGCCGAATGGTCAGGTCTGGAAGCCGCAGAATGACGATCGTCAGTTCAGTGGTCAGGTGATGCTGGTGGATGCGTTAACCCGTTCGATGAACGTGCCGACGGTAAACCTCGGCATGTCATTGGGCTTGCCGGCAGTGACCGAAACCTGGACCAAACTGGGTGTGCCGAAAGACCAGCTGCATCCGGTTCCGGCGATGCTGCTCGGCGCGTTGAACCTGACGCCGATTGAAGTCGCGCAGGCGTTCCAGACTATTGCCAGTGGCGGTAATCGTGCTCAGCTCTCGGCGTTGCGTTCAGTGATTGCTGAAGATGGCTCAGTGCTGTATCAAAGCTTCCCGCAGGCGGAGCGTACTGAACCGGCGCAGGCGGCTTATCTGACGCTGTACACTATGCAACAGGTTGCGGCGCGCGGAACCGCCCGTGCGCTTGGCGCGAAGTTCCCGAGTGCAAACCTTGCGGCGAAAACCGGTACGACCAACAATCAGGTCGACAGCTGGTTTGCCGGTATCGACGGTAAAGAAGTGGCGATTACCTGGATTGGTCGCGATAACAACCAGACGACGAAACTGTACGGTTCTTCCGGTGCGATGCAGATCTATCGTCACTACCTGGAAAATCAGGCACCGATGCCGCTTAGTCTGACGCCGCCGGAAGATATCGCCCCGATGAATATCGACTCTGCCGGTAATTTCGTCTGTGACACCGGTAGCAGCAACTGGCGTACGCTGCCGGTGTGGACCACCGATGCAAATGCGCTTTGCCAGCAGCAACAGCAGCAACTGCAGCAGGTTCAGCAGCAGCAGCAACAAGAACAGCAGCAACAGCAAGAGCAGAAAGACAGCGACGGCGTAGCCGGCTGGATTAAGGATATGTTCGGTAAATAG
- the fhuC gene encoding Fe3+-hydroxamate ABC transporter ATP-binding protein FhuC, with the protein MQSQQQQDTTFRLDNVSFTVPGRTLLHPLSLTFPAGKVTGLIGHNGSGKSTLLKMLGRHHAASEGQVLLNNTAVAEWNSKAFAREVAYLPQQLPAAEGMTVRELVAIGRYPWHGALGRYGVEDRERVEEAIALVGLKPFAQRLVDSLSGGERQRAWIAMLVAQNSRCLLLDEPTSALDIAHQVDVLALIQRLSHQRGLTVIAVLHDINMAARYCDYLVALRGGEVIAQGEPQAIMQGDVLEKIYGIPMGILPHPQGGAPVSFVY; encoded by the coding sequence ATGCAATCTCAGCAACAACAGGACACAACCTTCCGGCTTGATAACGTCAGCTTCACCGTTCCTGGCCGTACGCTGTTACACCCTTTGTCACTGACCTTTCCTGCCGGAAAAGTCACCGGGCTGATCGGCCACAATGGTTCCGGTAAATCGACGCTACTCAAAATGCTTGGCCGCCATCACGCGGCCAGTGAGGGGCAGGTATTACTGAATAATACCGCGGTGGCTGAGTGGAACAGCAAAGCTTTTGCTCGCGAAGTCGCCTATCTGCCTCAACAGCTTCCGGCTGCCGAGGGCATGACGGTGCGTGAACTGGTGGCAATTGGTCGCTATCCCTGGCATGGCGCGTTGGGTCGTTACGGTGTGGAAGATCGTGAACGTGTCGAAGAGGCTATCGCGCTGGTGGGATTAAAACCTTTCGCGCAGCGGCTGGTAGACAGCCTCTCTGGCGGAGAGCGTCAGCGCGCGTGGATCGCCATGCTGGTGGCACAGAACAGCCGCTGCCTGTTGCTGGATGAGCCGACGTCGGCGCTGGATATCGCTCATCAGGTTGATGTGCTGGCGCTGATTCAGCGCTTAAGTCATCAGCGTGGCCTGACGGTGATTGCGGTGCTGCACGATATCAATATGGCGGCGCGCTACTGCGATTACCTGGTGGCGCTGCGTGGCGGTGAAGTCATTGCGCAGGGTGAACCTCAGGCGATTATGCAGGGTGACGTGCTGGAGAAGATTTACGGCATTCCTATGGGCATTCTGCCGCATCCGCAAGGCGGTGCGCCGGTGAGCTTTGTTTACTGA
- the fhuD gene encoding Fe(3+)-hydroxamate ABC transporter substrate-binding protein FhuD, which produces MPDKLRRRLLTAMALSPVLLNLPARAGLPDIRRVVALEWLPVELMMALGVPPMGVAEIHNYQLWVGKPELPANTIDLGLRTEPNLELLTQLKPSLILYSQGYGPSPDKLERIAPGIGFSFNEGDGKPLTSARHSLIKLAKELGIESRGHQHLAEFDRFMLQMRARLAPRATKPLLLMSILDTRHAIVFGKGSLFQEVLDELGIENAWQGETNFWGSAVIGIERLATIKDADAICFDHGNDLMMEQVTSTALWRSLPFVRQQRFKRVPAVWFYGATLTAQHFCHTLDSALEAS; this is translated from the coding sequence ATGCCGGATAAACTTCGCCGCCGTTTATTAACCGCAATGGCGCTCTCCCCTGTATTACTCAATTTACCGGCTCGCGCCGGGCTTCCCGATATCCGACGCGTGGTTGCGCTGGAGTGGCTGCCGGTCGAGCTGATGATGGCGCTCGGCGTACCACCAATGGGCGTGGCGGAAATCCATAATTATCAGCTGTGGGTGGGTAAGCCGGAATTACCGGCCAATACTATCGATCTTGGATTACGCACCGAGCCTAACCTCGAGCTGCTGACGCAGCTTAAACCGTCATTAATTCTCTATTCTCAGGGTTATGGCCCGTCGCCGGATAAACTTGAGCGCATTGCGCCGGGGATAGGTTTCAGTTTCAACGAGGGTGATGGTAAACCGCTGACTTCCGCTCGTCACTCGCTGATAAAGCTGGCAAAGGAGCTGGGTATCGAATCCCGCGGCCATCAGCATCTGGCAGAATTTGATCGCTTTATGCTGCAAATGCGCGCCAGACTGGCTCCTCGGGCCACTAAACCGCTACTGTTGATGTCGATTCTCGACACTCGCCATGCGATTGTGTTTGGCAAAGGCAGCCTGTTTCAGGAAGTGCTTGATGAGCTGGGCATTGAAAATGCCTGGCAAGGCGAAACTAATTTCTGGGGCAGCGCGGTAATTGGGATTGAGCGGCTGGCAACGATTAAAGATGCCGATGCCATCTGTTTCGACCACGGCAACGACCTGATGATGGAGCAAGTCACCTCGACCGCGCTGTGGCGCTCTTTACCGTTTGTTCGCCAGCAGCGTTTTAAGCGGGTACCGGCGGTGTGGTTCTATGGCGCAACGCTGACTGCTCAGCATTTCTGTCATACCCTCGACAGTGCGCTGGAGGCGTCATGA
- the fhuB gene encoding Fe(3+)-hydroxamate ABC transporter permease FhuB, with protein sequence MTSRKLFPVTLLAGLFILTLVLTLYNLASHLPMAQWRMALRQPDIDNLDQMLFHYSLLPRLAISLLVGAGLGLAGLLFQQVLRNPLAEPTTLGVASGAQLGITVVTLWSLPGGLLTQQMAAMGGAILIGLVVFGIAWGKRLSPVTLILAGLVMSLYCGAVNQIIAIFNHDQLQNMFLWGTGALNQQDWSNVITLWPRLLLAFALALLLLRPMTLMGLDDGVAKNLGLALSLARLAALLLAILLSAQLVNTVGIVGFIGLFAPLLARMLGARRLISRLLLAPLIGALLLWLADQSVSWLTDVWREVSTGTATAVIGAPLLLWLLPRLRTGSVPPAMNQGDNVPVERQQVLWWALAGVGLLLLLIAVALSFGRDAWGWVWASGDLWQQLQPWRAPRVGAALAAGMMLGVAGCVIQRLTGNPMASPEVLGISSGAAFGVVMMLFLVPGDAFGWLLPAGSIGAAVTLMIIMLAAGRGGFSPERMLLAGMALSTAFTMLLMLLLASGDPRMASLLTWISGSTYQVDGPQALRTGVIAVILIALAPLATRWLTILPLGGATARAVGMALTPSRLALLLLAAALTAAATLTIGPLSFVGLMAPHMARMLGFRRALPQLVITALLGGILMVFADWCGRMMSFPDQIPAGLLATFFGAPYFVYLLRKSR encoded by the coding sequence ATGACATCACGCAAATTGTTCCCGGTTACGCTGCTGGCGGGCCTGTTTATTCTCACGCTGGTGTTAACTCTATATAACCTCGCCAGCCATCTGCCGATGGCGCAATGGCGGATGGCGCTGCGCCAGCCGGATATCGATAACCTCGATCAGATGCTGTTTCATTACAGCCTGCTGCCGAGGCTGGCAATCTCGTTGCTGGTTGGTGCAGGGCTTGGACTGGCCGGTTTGCTGTTCCAGCAGGTATTGCGTAATCCACTGGCAGAACCGACGACTCTCGGCGTGGCCTCCGGAGCGCAGCTGGGGATTACCGTTGTTACATTGTGGAGCTTGCCGGGTGGGTTGTTAACGCAGCAAATGGCCGCAATGGGCGGTGCGATTCTGATCGGGCTGGTGGTGTTCGGTATTGCGTGGGGCAAGCGTCTGTCACCGGTCACGCTGATTCTCGCCGGGCTGGTGATGAGTCTGTACTGTGGTGCGGTCAATCAGATCATCGCCATCTTCAATCATGATCAACTGCAAAATATGTTTTTGTGGGGCACCGGTGCATTAAATCAACAGGACTGGAGCAACGTCATCACGCTGTGGCCAAGATTGCTGCTTGCCTTTGCGCTGGCGCTTCTGCTGCTGCGCCCGATGACGCTGATGGGTCTGGATGACGGCGTAGCGAAAAATCTCGGTCTGGCATTGTCTCTGGCGCGGTTAGCCGCGCTGCTGCTGGCGATTCTGCTTAGCGCTCAGCTGGTAAATACGGTAGGGATTGTTGGATTTATCGGCCTGTTTGCGCCACTGCTGGCGCGGATGCTGGGTGCGCGCCGTCTGATTAGCCGTCTGCTGTTGGCACCGTTGATTGGTGCGCTGCTGTTGTGGCTGGCGGATCAAAGCGTCAGCTGGCTGACCGATGTCTGGCGTGAGGTTTCGACCGGTACCGCTACGGCGGTGATTGGTGCGCCGTTGTTGCTGTGGCTACTGCCACGGTTGCGTACCGGCTCGGTGCCGCCGGCAATGAATCAGGGCGATAATGTCCCTGTCGAGCGTCAGCAAGTGCTGTGGTGGGCACTGGCAGGCGTCGGCCTGCTGCTGCTGTTGATTGCCGTGGCGCTGTCGTTCGGGCGTGATGCCTGGGGCTGGGTATGGGCCAGTGGCGATCTCTGGCAGCAATTACAGCCGTGGCGCGCACCGCGCGTGGGCGCAGCACTGGCTGCCGGGATGATGCTTGGCGTGGCGGGCTGCGTGATTCAGCGACTGACCGGTAATCCCATGGCCAGCCCGGAGGTTTTAGGCATCAGTTCCGGTGCCGCCTTTGGCGTGGTGATGATGCTGTTTCTGGTGCCGGGCGATGCTTTTGGCTGGTTACTGCCTGCCGGCAGCATTGGTGCTGCGGTGACCCTGATGATCATTATGCTGGCTGCAGGGCGCGGGGGATTCTCTCCGGAGCGTATGCTGTTGGCGGGAATGGCGCTAAGCACCGCCTTTACCATGCTGCTGATGCTGTTGCTGGCCAGTGGCGATCCTCGCATGGCTAGCCTGCTGACGTGGATTTCCGGTTCGACTTACCAGGTCGATGGCCCTCAGGCGTTGCGGACTGGGGTGATTGCCGTGATATTGATTGCGCTGGCACCGTTAGCCACGCGCTGGCTGACTATTCTGCCGTTGGGGGGCGCGACAGCGCGTGCGGTCGGCATGGCATTAACGCCTTCGCGTCTGGCTTTATTACTGCTGGCGGCGGCGCTGACGGCGGCGGCAACGCTGACCATCGGCCCGCTGAGCTTTGTTGGCCTGATGGCCCCGCACATGGCACGAATGCTGGGTTTCCGTCGCGCGCTGCCGCAGCTGGTGATCACTGCGCTGTTAGGGGGAATACTCATGGTCTTTGCTGACTGGTGCGGACGGATGATGTCATTCCCGGATCAAATTCCGGCCGGGCTGTTGGCGACCTTCTTTGGCGCGCCTTACTTTGTTTATCTGCTGCGTAAGAGCCGCTAG